In one Corallococcus sp. EGB genomic region, the following are encoded:
- a CDS encoding beta-propeller domain-containing protein, whose amino-acid sequence MRISLFGTVGLALLAVGCGDGKAPDGLENEPVQQSLKLTTFNDCSALEQYIEDSATKQMRTLLEQQKPGYWERFGRGRGGIVFGPMPQEDSAGGGVNAGGGSPVAPQDSTGTNNQVEGVHESDFVQNDGTRIFVLSGNRLYAHRSWPAEQLTLAATLEVEGWPREMLLDEHNRLVIVSQVAMSLPGTPAKTGAGPGGGMMPVGDIACYGFGCGYYNADSTKVTTVDVSDVAHPAVVDQLYLPGVFNQARRVDSSVRLVLSDAFRWPEDVKFWVDYSEDLYKDEGKLTKAIDALIAQNEKRIRANTLEKWLPPGKHVDAAGVETALPMSCGDFYRSNAPSALGFVTVASVDLDARTAAPGRTSLVAEPGTVYASKASLYLAHSHYWWWPQPGQKDFTYLHKFDLSQPGRAVYVGSGTVEGTPINQFALDEYEGVLRLATTVSTRVPEPEHEDWWWGRTATTSRVTTLDVRNGRLAELGRSEDLAEGERIFSARFVGPRGYVVTYLQVDPLFTFDLSDPAHPRKVGELKVPGFSTYMHPVGDHHLLTLGIHTEPPNGGCCGTSNVKLSLFDVGDLANPKEVSTQLVGQAYGWSEALYEHKAFNYFAAKGLVAIPFTDYASYTSSEDYWSSFRTELRVFRVDLTAGISPVGAVPMSDLFKTASLPHWSYYYVPDVRRSVMADDYVYAISDAGVRVSKVDSLQTPLVTVPFPVITP is encoded by the coding sequence ATGCGCATCAGTCTTTTCGGAACCGTGGGGCTCGCGCTCCTGGCGGTGGGATGTGGTGACGGCAAGGCCCCGGACGGCCTGGAGAACGAACCCGTGCAGCAGTCGTTGAAGCTGACGACCTTCAACGACTGCTCGGCGCTGGAGCAGTACATCGAGGACAGCGCGACGAAGCAGATGCGCACCTTGCTGGAGCAGCAGAAGCCCGGCTATTGGGAGCGCTTCGGCCGGGGGCGCGGCGGCATCGTCTTCGGCCCGATGCCTCAGGAGGACTCGGCGGGCGGCGGCGTGAACGCCGGCGGTGGCAGCCCGGTGGCGCCCCAGGACTCCACCGGCACCAACAACCAGGTGGAGGGCGTGCACGAGTCCGACTTCGTGCAGAACGACGGCACGCGCATCTTCGTGCTGTCCGGCAACCGGCTGTACGCGCACCGCTCGTGGCCCGCGGAGCAGCTCACGCTGGCGGCGACGCTGGAGGTGGAGGGCTGGCCGAGGGAGATGCTGCTCGACGAGCACAACCGGCTGGTCATCGTCTCGCAGGTGGCGATGTCACTGCCGGGCACCCCGGCGAAGACGGGCGCGGGGCCGGGCGGGGGCATGATGCCCGTCGGGGACATCGCCTGCTATGGCTTCGGCTGCGGCTACTACAACGCTGACAGCACCAAGGTGACCACGGTGGACGTGTCGGACGTGGCGCACCCCGCGGTGGTGGATCAGCTCTACCTGCCCGGCGTCTTCAACCAGGCGCGCCGCGTGGACAGCAGCGTGCGGCTGGTGCTGTCGGACGCGTTCCGCTGGCCGGAGGACGTGAAGTTCTGGGTGGACTACTCGGAGGACCTCTACAAGGACGAGGGCAAGCTCACCAAGGCCATCGACGCGCTCATCGCCCAGAACGAGAAGCGCATCCGCGCGAACACGCTGGAGAAGTGGCTGCCCCCGGGCAAGCACGTGGACGCGGCGGGAGTGGAGACAGCGTTGCCCATGTCCTGCGGTGACTTCTACCGGAGCAACGCGCCGTCCGCGCTGGGCTTCGTGACGGTGGCCTCGGTGGACCTGGACGCGCGCACGGCGGCGCCGGGGCGCACCAGCCTGGTGGCGGAGCCGGGCACGGTGTACGCTTCCAAGGCGTCGCTGTACCTGGCGCACTCGCATTACTGGTGGTGGCCGCAGCCGGGGCAGAAGGACTTCACCTACCTGCACAAGTTCGACCTGAGCCAGCCGGGCCGCGCGGTGTACGTGGGCTCCGGCACGGTGGAGGGCACGCCCATCAACCAGTTCGCCCTGGATGAGTACGAAGGCGTGCTGCGCCTGGCCACCACGGTGTCCACCCGCGTCCCGGAGCCGGAGCACGAGGACTGGTGGTGGGGCCGCACCGCGACGACCAGCCGCGTGACGACGCTGGACGTCAGGAACGGCCGCCTGGCGGAGCTGGGCCGCAGCGAGGACCTGGCCGAGGGCGAGCGCATCTTCAGCGCGCGCTTCGTGGGCCCGCGCGGCTACGTGGTCACCTACCTCCAGGTGGATCCGCTCTTCACCTTCGACCTGAGCGACCCCGCGCACCCGCGCAAGGTGGGCGAGCTGAAGGTGCCCGGCTTCTCCACGTACATGCACCCGGTGGGGGACCACCACCTGCTGACGCTGGGCATCCACACGGAGCCGCCCAACGGCGGCTGCTGCGGCACGAGCAACGTGAAGCTGTCCCTCTTCGACGTGGGCGACCTGGCGAACCCGAAGGAGGTCTCCACGCAGCTGGTGGGCCAGGCCTACGGCTGGAGCGAGGCCCTCTACGAGCACAAGGCCTTCAACTACTTCGCGGCCAAGGGCCTGGTGGCCATCCCGTTCACGGACTACGCGTCCTACACGAGCTCTGAGGACTACTGGTCCAGCTTCCGCACGGAGCTGCGCGTGTTCCGCGTGGACCTGACGGCGGGCATCTCCCCGGTGGGCGCGGTGCCCATGTCGGACCTGTTCAAGACCGCGAGCCTGCCGCACTGGAGCTACTACTACGTGCCGGACGTGCGCCGCAGCGTGATGGCGGATGACTACGTCTACGCCATCAGCGACGCGGGGGTGCGCGTGTCCAAGGTGGACAGCCTCCAGACGCCGCTCGTCACGGTTCCGTTCCCGGTCATCACGCCCTGA
- a CDS encoding LpqB family beta-propeller domain-containing protein, which yields MNALPPALRPWAAQLSLFPEDLARHLGPHVARLSAAVGTLRPRGEAEGGEPQGYDGLACRGTFERLLVSEWLWALEAPEELVRRAAFGELSFLKPAFRQPQGARRTVVLLDVGPDQLGLPRIAHLALLVVLARRAEAVGAAFTWGALQTEPARATHEGLSGTSLLAWLDARSPVPASPAHLAAWREALSLSRAPEDVWLVGSSRLGRLEGSEGMSRVEVSEPMEPGAHRLSVDVRPAARVPHSVVLELPPRDDCVRLLRNPFASSPKASGWLPRKAGQRMAKFSFSGDGRRVLLFSGDGAVEAMAVPHSPRATVPKPRRVQVPPGQRVVAAGWRSSGGLLVLARDRDTYVMHGHVRTPNGYRKARYHVAGDFNRPDTASDALPLSLMSWVDPGGREHLWVKNEKEALFSLAPLSLERSSEIKVEEEGVSAMAEVAARPVCVVRPRGVAAGPAFVISRLRVLCEEPERTVPLNARGGDAYFGYSPSGAHPDAGLLAVRDKGLEWRLFLDTGVSVVAVPEGHRVVGVVQPPAPSLPGLIALDPDHRTFHLFSRQPPRTLAMASGPVVQAAASHGQAVLGWLTQAGEFVLWDLMEQAVLFRSLQEATP from the coding sequence GTGAACGCGCTGCCTCCCGCGCTGCGCCCCTGGGCGGCGCAGCTGTCCCTGTTTCCGGAGGACCTGGCGCGGCACCTGGGGCCTCACGTGGCCCGGCTGTCGGCGGCGGTCGGGACGCTGCGGCCTCGCGGCGAGGCCGAGGGCGGTGAGCCTCAGGGCTACGATGGCCTCGCTTGCCGGGGGACGTTTGAACGGCTGCTCGTCAGTGAATGGCTCTGGGCCCTGGAGGCACCGGAGGAGCTGGTGCGCCGCGCGGCGTTCGGCGAGCTGTCGTTCCTCAAGCCCGCGTTCCGTCAGCCGCAGGGGGCGCGGCGCACCGTGGTGCTGCTGGACGTGGGGCCGGATCAGCTGGGCCTGCCTCGCATCGCGCACCTCGCGCTGCTGGTGGTGCTCGCGCGTCGCGCCGAGGCCGTGGGCGCGGCGTTCACGTGGGGCGCGCTCCAGACCGAGCCTGCCCGCGCCACCCACGAGGGGCTGAGCGGCACGTCATTGCTCGCGTGGCTCGATGCCCGCTCCCCCGTGCCCGCGTCCCCGGCGCACCTGGCCGCGTGGCGCGAGGCCCTGTCGCTTTCGCGGGCGCCCGAGGACGTGTGGCTCGTGGGCTCCTCGCGCCTGGGGCGGCTGGAGGGCTCGGAGGGGATGTCCCGCGTGGAGGTCTCCGAACCGATGGAGCCCGGCGCGCACCGGCTCTCCGTGGACGTGAGGCCCGCGGCGCGAGTGCCCCACTCGGTGGTGCTGGAGCTTCCGCCTCGGGATGATTGTGTGCGGCTGCTGCGCAATCCCTTCGCCTCCAGTCCAAAGGCTTCCGGGTGGCTGCCGCGCAAGGCCGGCCAGAGGATGGCGAAGTTCTCCTTCTCCGGGGATGGCCGGCGCGTGCTGCTGTTCTCCGGGGATGGCGCCGTGGAGGCCATGGCCGTGCCGCATTCTCCGCGCGCGACCGTGCCCAAGCCCCGGCGCGTCCAGGTGCCGCCCGGGCAGCGCGTGGTCGCCGCAGGGTGGCGCTCCTCGGGGGGATTGCTCGTGCTCGCGCGGGACCGGGACACGTACGTGATGCACGGGCACGTGCGCACGCCGAACGGTTACCGGAAGGCGCGCTACCACGTGGCGGGTGACTTCAACCGGCCGGATACCGCGTCGGACGCGCTCCCGTTGAGCCTCATGAGCTGGGTGGATCCGGGGGGGCGGGAACACCTGTGGGTGAAGAACGAGAAGGAGGCGCTGTTCTCGCTGGCGCCTCTCTCCTTGGAGCGCAGCTCGGAGATCAAGGTGGAGGAGGAGGGGGTCTCCGCGATGGCGGAGGTGGCCGCGCGCCCGGTCTGCGTGGTTCGTCCCCGGGGCGTGGCGGCAGGGCCCGCGTTCGTCATCTCGCGGCTCAGGGTGCTGTGCGAGGAGCCGGAACGCACGGTCCCGCTCAACGCGCGTGGTGGAGATGCGTACTTCGGCTACTCGCCGTCGGGGGCGCATCCGGACGCAGGGCTGCTCGCGGTGCGTGACAAGGGGCTGGAGTGGCGGCTGTTCCTCGACACGGGCGTGTCGGTCGTCGCCGTGCCGGAGGGGCACCGTGTGGTGGGCGTGGTGCAGCCGCCCGCGCCTTCGCTTCCCGGGCTGATCGCGTTGGATCCGGATCATCGCACCTTCCACCTCTTCTCTCGTCAGCCACCCCGGACGCTCGCGATGGCCAGTGGCCCCGTGGTGCAAGCCGCGGCGAGCCACGGGCAGGCGGTGTTGGGATGGCTGACGCAGGCGGGAGAGTTCGTGTTGTGGGACCTGATGGAGCAGGCGGTGTTGTTCCGCTCCCTCCAGGAGGCCACGCCGTGA
- a CDS encoding MATE family efflux transporter, which produces MPPEVVDPAVSSSPPARGARGELRALLRLAIPLCIAQAGQSLMGVTDTFIVGRAGTSALAAVGLSHALFFAVSSFGMGLMMGVDPLVSQAIGAGNPRRARDVLWQGVWLSAFVGVVLWAVLITVPSGLPWVGVAEEQIVQVRAFLHFRAPSLPLMLIFLTVRAYLQAIGMPRPLVVSAVLANIFNVMLVPLFVFGGAALPEWAGPLTRVPAMGAAGAALSTLLCTALEVLIVARAVQAIPVPGRSALKPVMADQLRAFWVGLPIGLHIAAEVGVFALAGVLSAKLGPESVGAHQIAISFASLTFTMALGIGNAGSVRVGWAVGAHDTPQARRSGLTAFATGAAAMSLSGLVFALFPRSLAQLAGAPPEVLPLLLPLLMVGAIFQVFDGVQGVGAGVLRGAGQTRFTFVANILGHYAVGLPLTLLLGFHLGMGVLGIWWGLCAGLITVAGAVLWRFWRVSAGTLRPLEG; this is translated from the coding sequence ATGCCGCCCGAAGTCGTCGACCCCGCCGTGTCGTCCTCCCCTCCGGCCCGTGGCGCGCGGGGGGAGCTGCGCGCCCTGCTGCGGCTGGCCATCCCGCTGTGCATCGCGCAGGCGGGCCAGTCCCTCATGGGTGTGACGGATACCTTCATCGTCGGCCGGGCCGGCACGTCGGCCCTGGCGGCGGTGGGCCTGAGCCACGCCCTCTTCTTCGCCGTCAGCAGCTTCGGGATGGGGCTGATGATGGGCGTGGATCCGCTGGTGTCCCAGGCCATTGGCGCCGGCAACCCGCGCCGCGCGCGGGACGTGCTGTGGCAGGGCGTGTGGCTGTCCGCGTTCGTGGGCGTGGTGCTGTGGGCGGTGCTCATCACCGTGCCGTCCGGCCTGCCGTGGGTGGGCGTGGCGGAGGAGCAGATCGTCCAGGTGCGCGCCTTCCTGCACTTCCGCGCGCCGAGCCTGCCCCTGATGCTCATCTTCCTCACGGTGCGCGCGTACCTGCAGGCCATCGGGATGCCCCGGCCGCTGGTGGTGTCCGCCGTGCTGGCCAACATCTTCAACGTGATGCTGGTGCCGCTGTTCGTCTTCGGCGGCGCGGCGCTGCCGGAGTGGGCGGGGCCGCTCACCCGCGTGCCGGCCATGGGCGCGGCGGGCGCGGCGCTGTCCACGCTGCTGTGCACGGCGCTGGAGGTGCTCATCGTCGCGCGAGCGGTGCAGGCCATCCCGGTCCCGGGCCGCTCGGCCCTCAAGCCGGTGATGGCGGATCAGCTGCGGGCCTTCTGGGTGGGGCTGCCCATCGGCCTGCACATCGCGGCGGAGGTGGGCGTCTTCGCGCTGGCGGGCGTGCTGTCCGCGAAGCTGGGGCCGGAGAGCGTGGGCGCGCACCAGATCGCCATCTCCTTCGCCAGCCTCACCTTCACCATGGCGCTGGGCATCGGCAACGCGGGCAGCGTGCGGGTGGGCTGGGCCGTGGGCGCGCATGACACGCCGCAGGCCCGCCGCAGCGGCCTGACGGCCTTCGCCACCGGCGCGGCCGCCATGTCGCTCAGCGGGCTCGTCTTCGCGCTCTTCCCCCGGAGCCTCGCGCAGCTGGCCGGCGCTCCGCCGGAGGTGCTGCCGCTCCTGCTGCCCCTCCTGATGGTGGGCGCCATCTTCCAGGTCTTCGACGGCGTGCAGGGCGTGGGCGCGGGCGTGCTGCGCGGCGCGGGCCAGACCCGCTTCACCTTCGTGGCCAACATCCTGGGCCACTACGCCGTGGGCCTGCCGCTGACCCTGCTCCTGGGCTTCCACCTGGGCATGGGCGTCCTGGGCATCTGGTGGGGCCTGTGCGCGGGGCTGATCACCGTGGCCGGCGCCGTGCTGTGGCGCTTCTGGCGCGTCAGCGCCGGCACCCTCCGCCCCCTGGAGGGCTGA
- a CDS encoding SRPBCC family protein — protein sequence MSTTRIRYHVKAPRARVYSALIDARAVATWMVPDSMTSHVHVFEPREGGAFRISLTYDTLTETGKTTAHTDTHHGRFVKLVPDEQVIETTEFETSDPTLQGEMRITFTLSDAQDGGTDIDAAHEGLPPGVPPADNELGWRMSLAKLAKYVESPASP from the coding sequence ATGAGCACGACCCGGATCCGCTACCACGTGAAGGCCCCCCGCGCGCGCGTCTACAGCGCCCTCATTGACGCCCGAGCGGTCGCGACGTGGATGGTGCCCGACAGCATGACCAGCCACGTGCACGTCTTCGAGCCCCGCGAAGGCGGCGCGTTCCGCATCTCGCTCACCTACGACACGCTCACGGAGACCGGCAAGACGACGGCGCACACGGACACGCATCACGGCCGCTTCGTGAAGCTCGTGCCAGACGAGCAGGTCATCGAAACCACCGAGTTCGAAACCTCCGACCCCACGCTTCAAGGCGAGATGCGCATCACGTTCACGCTCAGCGACGCGCAAGACGGAGGCACCGACATCGACGCCGCGCACGAAGGGCTCCCGCCCGGAGTGCCGCCCGCCGATAACGAGCTGGGCTGGCGGATGTCCCTCGCGAAGCTCGCGAAGTACGTGGAGTCCCCTGCCTCACCGTGA
- a CDS encoding LysM peptidoglycan-binding domain-containing protein, which yields MSNYRIRPGDTLSALAQRFGTSVQKLARDNNISNPDLIYSGRTLRIGHSGRDGFDAGGGRQGLRGGGSRGVGGGGDVGGPMGVAPTGGTATGRRLAEAARAAAMGMGGYNSQGLCATGVSRAIRNSMGIGVSGNGNQIDDNLPRDKFRQVDMSLEEALKIPGLVLTWERTSTAAGSIYGHTAITLGDGHSSASDFIERNTTNSGRTGFKVFMPIE from the coding sequence ATGTCCAACTACCGCATCCGCCCTGGTGACACCCTCTCCGCCCTCGCTCAGCGCTTCGGCACCTCCGTGCAGAAGCTGGCGCGCGACAACAACATCTCGAACCCGGACCTCATCTACTCGGGCCGGACGCTGCGCATCGGCCACTCCGGGCGTGACGGCTTCGACGCGGGCGGTGGCCGTCAGGGCCTGCGCGGTGGCGGCAGCCGTGGCGTGGGCGGCGGCGGGGACGTGGGCGGCCCGATGGGCGTGGCCCCCACTGGCGGGACCGCCACGGGTCGCCGGCTGGCGGAGGCGGCGCGCGCGGCGGCCATGGGCATGGGCGGCTACAACAGCCAGGGCCTGTGCGCCACGGGCGTGAGCCGGGCCATCCGCAACTCCATGGGCATCGGTGTGTCGGGCAACGGCAACCAGATTGACGACAACCTGCCCCGCGACAAGTTCCGCCAGGTGGACATGTCCCTGGAGGAGGCGCTGAAGATTCCGGGCCTCGTGCTCACGTGGGAGCGGACCTCGACGGCCGCGGGCAGCATCTACGGCCACACGGCCATCACGCTGGGCGACGGCCACTCGTCCGCCAGCGACTTCATCGAGCGCAACACGACGAACAGCGGCCGCACCGGCTTCAAGGTGTTCATGCCCATCGAGTAG
- a CDS encoding TIGR02266 family protein: MTPGFSPRPRDLVFVVDDSRTARDVMRLHLSRMGCDAVGLEGADACLAELAQRTPALILMDLHLEKLQGDEACRLVKAHPAGRNVPVVMFTAADEPHEVMHCGRAGADDFLPKPVSQEALEAKVAAVRLSRERAWTGPPRGKGVLLVEGGRFLHTFLGGALEHEGLHVLYAKDLDDAAAQAVAQGERLDGFVVDVSRLPREALALATRLREQFPRKPLVLMSRVEEAPDVLARAQELCGAPLLLKRQLGADELLAKVLARLAPGTAPLRAAERVPFFTVVEFSTQGGPTLSGFSHDASPQGLFVRTLTPAREGSRLSLRLVMAGQRTPCEAQAVVAWCNPPGMGSAFRSQTGMGLRLEGMDAQLQQRFMRFVPQSLGFPPAGSVRASGF, translated from the coding sequence ATGACCCCCGGCTTTTCTCCTCGCCCGAGAGATCTGGTCTTCGTGGTGGACGACTCGCGGACGGCGCGGGACGTGATGCGGCTGCACCTGTCGCGCATGGGCTGCGACGCGGTGGGGCTGGAGGGGGCGGATGCGTGCCTGGCGGAGCTGGCGCAGCGGACGCCGGCGCTCATCCTGATGGACCTGCACCTGGAGAAGCTCCAGGGGGACGAGGCGTGCCGCCTGGTCAAGGCGCACCCGGCGGGCCGCAACGTGCCGGTGGTGATGTTCACCGCCGCGGACGAGCCGCACGAGGTGATGCACTGCGGGCGCGCGGGCGCGGACGACTTCCTGCCCAAGCCGGTGAGCCAGGAGGCGCTGGAGGCGAAGGTGGCCGCGGTGCGCCTGTCGCGCGAGCGCGCCTGGACGGGCCCGCCGCGCGGCAAGGGCGTGCTGCTGGTGGAGGGCGGCCGCTTCCTGCACACCTTCCTGGGCGGCGCGCTGGAGCACGAGGGGCTGCACGTGCTCTACGCCAAGGACCTGGACGACGCGGCGGCGCAGGCCGTGGCCCAGGGCGAGCGGCTGGACGGCTTCGTGGTGGACGTGTCCCGGCTGCCGCGCGAGGCCCTGGCGCTGGCCACGCGCCTGCGCGAGCAGTTCCCGCGCAAGCCGCTGGTGCTGATGTCGCGGGTGGAGGAGGCGCCGGACGTGCTGGCGCGCGCGCAGGAGCTGTGCGGCGCGCCGCTTCTGCTCAAGCGGCAGCTGGGCGCGGACGAGCTGTTGGCGAAGGTGCTCGCGCGCCTGGCGCCGGGCACGGCTCCCCTGCGGGCCGCGGAGCGGGTGCCCTTCTTCACCGTGGTGGAGTTCAGCACCCAGGGCGGCCCCACGCTCAGCGGCTTCAGCCATGACGCCAGCCCCCAGGGGCTCTTCGTGCGCACGCTCACGCCCGCGCGCGAGGGCTCGCGGCTGTCGCTGCGCCTGGTGATGGCCGGCCAGCGCACGCCCTGCGAGGCGCAGGCGGTGGTGGCGTGGTGCAACCCCCCCGGGATGGGCAGCGCGTTCCGCTCGCAGACGGGCATGGGGTTGCGGCTGGAGGGCATGGACGCGCAGCTGCAGCAGCGCTTCATGCGCTTCGTGCCCCAGAGCCTCGGTTTTCCCCCCGCCGGGTCCGTGCGCGCCTCAGGTTTCTGA
- a CDS encoding AAA family ATPase: protein MSVSFEVAAAQVRDALTDASRGLVEREAMVELVALSAVAGEHLLVVGPPGTAKSEAVRRTARGLGGSYFEYLLGRFTEPSEIFGPVDLRKLREGLVETETAGMLPEAEVAFLDEVFLGSTAILNTLLGLLNERTFRRGHTRMQCPLRVCVGASNALPEDDALAAFADRFLARIFVEPVPDPRLEELLEGGASLWADAAPRVASLQSLDVVAQVARSADLGPVRPHLAQALRTLRAAGIALSDRRAVKVQRLVSAAAALAGRTTPGVADLWPLVYAVPTKEAQALARDVLRDVLSATENPALPAAALEASAGPLARARRIAQAGQALLEARPLEGDVDAVAAWRLKLEGVAREMDAGFAPEALPEALRALRGAVAAALEDAGPRAA, encoded by the coding sequence ATGTCCGTATCTTTCGAGGTCGCGGCGGCCCAGGTCCGCGACGCGCTCACCGACGCGAGCCGGGGGCTGGTGGAGCGCGAGGCGATGGTGGAGCTGGTGGCGCTGTCGGCGGTGGCGGGCGAGCACCTGCTCGTCGTGGGGCCGCCGGGCACGGCGAAGAGTGAAGCGGTGCGCCGGACGGCGCGCGGCCTGGGCGGGTCCTACTTCGAATACCTGCTGGGGCGCTTCACGGAGCCGTCCGAAATCTTCGGGCCGGTGGACCTGCGCAAGCTGCGCGAGGGGCTGGTGGAGACGGAGACGGCGGGCATGCTGCCGGAGGCGGAGGTGGCCTTCCTGGACGAGGTGTTCCTGGGCTCCACCGCCATCCTCAACACGCTGCTGGGCCTGCTCAACGAGCGCACGTTCCGGCGCGGCCACACGCGCATGCAGTGCCCGCTGCGCGTGTGCGTGGGCGCGTCCAACGCGCTGCCGGAGGACGACGCGCTGGCCGCGTTCGCGGACCGCTTCCTCGCGCGCATCTTCGTGGAGCCGGTGCCGGATCCGCGGCTGGAAGAGCTGTTGGAAGGGGGCGCGTCGCTGTGGGCGGACGCGGCGCCTCGCGTGGCGTCGCTCCAGTCCCTGGACGTGGTGGCGCAGGTGGCGCGGAGCGCGGACCTGGGGCCGGTGCGGCCGCATCTGGCGCAGGCGCTGCGGACGCTGCGGGCCGCGGGCATCGCGCTGTCGGACCGGCGCGCGGTGAAGGTGCAGCGGTTGGTGTCAGCGGCGGCGGCGCTGGCGGGGCGGACGACGCCGGGCGTGGCGGACCTGTGGCCGCTCGTCTACGCGGTGCCCACGAAGGAGGCGCAGGCGCTGGCGCGGGACGTGCTGCGCGACGTGCTGTCCGCGACGGAGAACCCGGCGCTGCCGGCCGCGGCGCTGGAGGCGAGCGCGGGGCCGCTGGCCCGGGCCCGACGCATCGCGCAGGCGGGGCAGGCGCTGCTGGAGGCGCGGCCCCTGGAGGGAGATGTGGACGCGGTGGCCGCGTGGCGGCTCAAGCTGGAGGGCGTGGCGCGCGAGATGGACGCGGGCTTCGCGCCGGAAGCGCTGCCGGAGGCGCTGCGTGCGTTGCGCGGCGCGGTGGCGGCGGCGCTGGAGGACGCGGGCCCTCGCGCGGCGTGA
- a CDS encoding YqiA/YcfP family alpha/beta fold hydrolase, translating into MNTPPPTPGPRWLYLHGFASGPLSTKGVWLDNHWAKQGLSVERLNLRVPSLEHLGLHAMLDTVRDALGAPNDRAVVIGSSLGGLVAARTAEADARVGALVLLAPAFHFVEQLQRRLGPNAWAEWKRTGFLETDDHAEKRRTRVHHGIMEEAQLMDAKRGPWPDVRVPTLIIHGRQDDTCDVRYSRAWAQGKRHVRLVEVDDGHELTASLELIAKEADAFLAPWRGVEQSRQVFTGG; encoded by the coding sequence ATGAACACGCCGCCTCCCACCCCGGGTCCCCGCTGGCTCTACCTGCACGGCTTCGCCTCCGGCCCCCTCTCCACCAAGGGCGTCTGGCTGGACAACCACTGGGCGAAGCAGGGCCTCTCCGTGGAGCGCCTCAACCTGCGCGTGCCGTCGCTGGAGCACCTGGGCCTGCACGCCATGCTGGACACCGTGCGGGACGCGCTGGGCGCCCCCAACGACCGCGCCGTCGTCATCGGCTCCAGCCTGGGCGGGCTCGTCGCCGCGCGCACCGCGGAAGCCGACGCCCGGGTGGGCGCGCTGGTGCTGCTGGCCCCCGCGTTCCACTTCGTGGAGCAGCTCCAGCGCCGCCTGGGTCCCAACGCCTGGGCGGAGTGGAAGCGCACCGGCTTCCTGGAGACGGATGACCACGCGGAGAAGCGCCGCACCCGCGTGCATCACGGCATCATGGAGGAGGCCCAGCTCATGGACGCGAAGCGCGGCCCCTGGCCGGACGTGCGCGTGCCCACCCTCATCATCCACGGCCGCCAGGACGACACCTGCGACGTGCGCTATTCGCGCGCGTGGGCCCAGGGCAAGCGCCACGTCCGGCTGGTGGAGGTGGATGACGGCCACGAGCTGACCGCCTCCCTGGAGCTCATCGCGAAGGAGGCGGATGCCTTCCTCGCTCCCTGGAGGGGTGTGGAGCAATCCCGGCAGGTGTTCACTGGCGGCTGA
- a CDS encoding esterase family protein yields the protein MNREYHRWHSPRLNRDMEVLLYGHSGEPVILVPTSKGRFFQAEDFGLIGAIADGINAGRYVVACVDSVDEESWYNKGVAPAVRVARHAQWEDYLLHEVVPLVRGRANGGRLTLAGCSLGGFHTYNVGLRHPDVFQRLISMGGKFETEDFLDGHHDEQVYFHTAPQWLPNLHDAGLLSALRRVEMTLAVGEHDFCRPSNENLSKVLWQKDIRNDLSIWHGGTHDWPVWRQMIRQYLPA from the coding sequence ATGAACCGCGAATACCACCGCTGGCACAGCCCGCGGCTGAACCGGGACATGGAAGTGCTGCTGTACGGGCACTCGGGCGAGCCCGTCATCCTCGTGCCCACGAGCAAGGGCCGCTTCTTCCAGGCCGAGGACTTCGGCCTCATCGGCGCCATCGCGGACGGCATCAACGCGGGCCGCTACGTCGTGGCCTGCGTGGACTCGGTGGACGAGGAGTCCTGGTACAACAAGGGCGTCGCCCCCGCCGTGCGCGTGGCCCGCCATGCCCAGTGGGAGGACTACCTGCTGCATGAGGTGGTGCCGCTGGTGCGGGGCCGCGCCAACGGGGGCCGCCTCACGCTCGCCGGCTGCAGCCTGGGCGGCTTCCACACGTACAACGTGGGCCTGCGCCACCCGGACGTCTTCCAGCGCCTCATCTCCATGGGCGGCAAGTTCGAGACGGAGGACTTCCTCGACGGCCACCACGACGAACAGGTGTACTTCCACACCGCGCCGCAGTGGCTGCCCAACCTGCACGACGCGGGCCTCCTGTCCGCCCTGCGCCGCGTGGAGATGACCCTGGCCGTGGGCGAGCACGACTTCTGCCGCCCCTCCAACGAGAACCTCTCCAAGGTCCTCTGGCAGAAGGACATCCGCAACGACCTGTCCATCTGGCACGGCGGCACCCACGACTGGCCCGTGTGGCGGCAGATGATCCGCCAGTACCTGCCGGCCTGA